From a region of the Malania oleifera isolate guangnan ecotype guangnan chromosome 12, ASM2987363v1, whole genome shotgun sequence genome:
- the LOC131144545 gene encoding L-tryptophan--pyruvate aminotransferase 1-like gives MCGTEQAAPCTCKCKCSAFVPDNGALKATANNGRLNLSPDSIINLDHGDPKMFESYWEKMGEKCTVVIPGWRSMSYFSDAGNQCWFLEPQLAESIRRLHVVVGNAVAEDRHVVVGNGSSQLFQAALYAVCSPGGPAPVNVVSAVPYYSCYPEVTDFLKSGLYQWGGDAHSYNGKDPYVEVVTSPNNPDGFIRESVVKQDQGGGHDVAGKLIHDLAYYWPHYTPITKPVDHDIMLFTFSKCTGHAGSRIGWALVKDKEVAKKMTKFIELNTIGVSKESQLRAAKIMEVIYQGYQNFGTPAKLENFFEYAQCLMAGRWNKLREVVKNSETFTLPQYPQEYCYFSRQSSQAHPAFAWLKCNKEEIEDCASFLRRHKILTRSGNRFGTDEKYTRISMVDREDVFNLFLKRLSAI, from the exons ATGTGCGGAACAGAGCAAGCGGCTCCTTGCACCTGCAAGTGCAAGTGCTCCGCCTTCGTCCCTGACAACGGAGCTCTTAAAGCAACAGCTAACAATGGCAGACTGAATCTCTCGCCGGACTCCATCATCAACCTCGATCA TGGGGATCCGAAGATGTTCGAGTCGTACTGGGAGAAGATGGGGGAGAAGTGCACGGTGGTGATACCGGGGTGGCGGTCGATGAGCTACTTTTCCGACGCCGGTAACCAGTGCTGGTTTCTGGAGCCGCAACTGGCGGAGTCCATTAGAAGGTTGCACGTTGTGGTGGGGAACGCGGTGGCGGAGGACCGCCACGTGGTGGTCGGAAATGGGTCGTCGCAGCTGTTTCAGGCTGCGCTCTACGCCGTGTGTTCCCCCGGCGGGCCGGCCCCCGTCAACGTGGTCTCTGCAGTTCCATATTACTCG TGTTATCCAGAGGTGACAGATTTTTTGAAGTCGGGGTTATACCAATGGGGAGGCGACGCACATTCATACAACGGGAAAGATCCATATGTAGAAGTGGTGACTTCTCCCAACAACCCAGATGGTTTTATTCGGGAATCCGTAGTGAAGCAAGATCAAGGTGGTGGTCATGATGTAGCTGGGAAATTGATCCATGATCTTGCTTACTATTGGCCACATTATACTCCCATTACAAAGCCTGTAGATCACGATATCATGCTCTTTACTTTTTCTAAATGCACTGGTCATGCTGGTTCCCGCATTGG GTGGGCACTAGTTAAAGACAAAGAAGTAGCAAAAAAGATGACAAAGTTCATAGAACTTAACACAATTGGAGTATCAAAAGAGTCCCAACTCCGGGCTGCAAAAATCATGGAAGTGATCTATCAAGGCTACCAAAATTTTGGAACTCCAGCTAAGTTGGAGAATTTTTTTGAGTATGCCCAATGCCTTATGGCTGGAAGATGGAACAAGTTAAGAGAGGTGGTTAAAAATAGTGAAACCTTCACTTTGCCTCAGTACCCTCAAGAATATTGCTACTTCTCTAGACAATCTAGCCAAGCTCATCCTg CTTTTGCATGGTTGAAGTGTAACAAAGAAGAGATAGAAGACTGTGCTAGCTTTTTGAGAAGACATAAGATTTTAACAAGAAGTGGAAATCGATTTGGGACAGACGAAAAGTACACCAGGATCAGCATGGTAGATAGAGAAGATGTATTTAACCTTTTCTTAAAAAGGTTATCTGCTATCTAG